The following proteins are encoded in a genomic region of Magnolia sinica isolate HGM2019 chromosome 1, MsV1, whole genome shotgun sequence:
- the LOC131232111 gene encoding PAP-specific phosphatase HAL2-like encodes MHGFCSATGTTTGTKLPQCMRRRSPEKNPIEWSKNVGNFSLSRKKKNPTLKGKLSGLSESSTVLESHHNNLQMESEVNGSELSDVERYVEELDVAVRVVQMACSICQRVQERLVEESSNDQVKSKDDNSPVTVADWSVQATVSWVLSERFGSRNISIVAEEDVEALSKTDAVGLLESVVNTVNECLAEAPKYGLTSPKKALGTPEILEAIGRCNSNGGPKGRYWVLDPVDGTLGFVRGDQYAIALAMIDEGEVVLGVLGCPNYPMKKEWLNYHHRYYRFMSKLSPPTSDSWQKGCVMYARKGTGEAWMQPLVHDGMQLIWPNSARAIRVSSIDDPALATFCEPVEKANSSHSFTAGLAHSVGLRNQPLRVYSMVKYAAIARGDAEIFMKFARAGYKEKIWDHAAGVLIIQEAGGVVTDAGGRPLDFSKGIYLEGLDRGIIACSGAVLHEKIIKAVYDSWDSSNL; translated from the exons ATGCATGGATTTTGTAGTGCAACGGGTACAACCACAGGAACCAAACTCCCTCAATGTATGCGAAGAAGAAGTCCTGAAAAGAATCCCATCGAGTGGTCGAAAAATGTGGGAAATTTCTCCctttcaaggaagaagaagaatcctACATTGAAAGGGAAACTCTCGGGTCTGTCAGAATCCTCAACTGTTCTTGAGTCTCACCATAATAACCTCCAGATGGAGTCTGAGGTTAATGGATCTGAATTGTCAGATGTAGAGAGATATGTAGAGGAGTTGGATGTTGCTGTCAGAGTCGTTCAGATGGCATGCTCAATTTGTCAGAGGGTTCAAGAGAGGCTGGTTGAGGAGAGCAGCAATGATCAGGTCAAATCGAAGGACGATAATTCTCCTGTCACTGTTGCtg ATTGGAGTGTCCAAGCAACTGTGAGCTGGGTGCTGTCAGAACGCTTTGGAAGTAGAAACATATCAATTGTTGCCGAAGAAGATGTCGAGGCGCTCTCCAAGACTGACGCAGTGGGCTTATTGGAATCTGTGGTTAATACTGTGAATGAGTGTCTAGCAGAGGCACCCAAGTATGGATTGACGAGTCCGAAGAAAGCACTAGGAACTCCAGAGATTCTAGAAGCCATTGGCAGGTGCAACTCAAATGGTGGTCCAAAAGGAAGATACTGGGTACTTGACCCTGTCGATGGCACTTTAGGATTTGTACGTGGGGATCAGTATGCAATAGCTCTTGCCATGATAGATGAAGGAGAAGTTGTCCTTGGAGTCCTCGGGTGCCCGAACTATCCGATGAAGAAGGAGTGGCTCAACTACCACCATCGGTATTATCGGTTCATGTCTAAGTTGTCACCTCCAACATCTGATTCTTGGCAGAAAGGATGTGTAATGTATGCACGGAAAGGCACTGGCGAAGCTTGGATGCAACCCTTGGTCCATGACGGCATGCAACTTATTTGGCCAAATTCGGCAAGGGCAATTCGGGTATCATCAATCGATGATCCGGCATTGGCAACATTTTGTGAACCAGTCGAaaaagccaattcaagccactcCTTCACAGCAGGATTGGCTCATAGTGTGGGACTAAG AAACCAACCGCTGCGAGTTTACAGCATGGTGAAATATGCTGCAATTGCTCGTGGGGATGCAGAGATATTTATGAAGTTTGCTAGGGCTGGATACAAAGAGAAGATATGGGATCACGCTGCTGGTGTTCTCATCATACAAGAGGCTGGCGGTGTGGTCACAGATGCCGGTGGGCGCCCATTGGACTTCTCTAAAGGTATATACCTTGAAGGACTTGATCGAGGTATAATTGCTTGCTCTGGAGCTGTATTACATGAGAAGATCATCAAGGCGGTTTATGATAGCTGGGATTCCTCCAATCTATGA